From one Mycolicibacterium sp. HK-90 genomic stretch:
- the hsaB gene encoding 3-hydroxy-9,10-secoandrosta-1,3,5(10)-triene-9,17-dione monooxygenase reductase subunit, producing the protein MTPAQPIDPRIFRNVLGQFCTGVTVITTLHDDVPIGFACQSFAALSLDPPLVLFCPTKQSRAWQAIEATGKFCVNMLHEKQQHVSAQFGSKAPDKFAGIDWTPSELGSPVIDGILAHIDCNVHSVHDGGDHFVVFGSVHSLSEGAADERSREEHRTQRKPRPLLFYRGEYTGIEPDKNTPAQWRDDLEAFLTTTTQDTWL; encoded by the coding sequence ATGACACCGGCTCAGCCGATCGACCCGCGTATATTCCGGAATGTGCTCGGCCAGTTCTGCACTGGCGTCACAGTGATCACCACTCTGCACGACGACGTGCCGATCGGCTTTGCCTGCCAGTCGTTCGCCGCGCTCTCGCTCGACCCGCCGCTGGTGTTGTTCTGCCCCACAAAGCAGTCGCGGGCCTGGCAGGCCATCGAGGCCACCGGGAAGTTCTGCGTAAACATGCTGCACGAGAAGCAGCAGCATGTTTCGGCGCAGTTCGGTTCCAAGGCGCCGGACAAGTTCGCTGGGATCGACTGGACCCCATCGGAACTCGGTTCGCCGGTGATCGACGGGATCCTGGCTCACATCGACTGCAACGTGCATTCCGTGCACGACGGCGGAGACCACTTCGTGGTGTTCGGTTCGGTGCACTCGTTGTCTGAAGGTGCCGCCGACGAGCGCTCGCGCGAGGAGCATCGAACACAGCGCAAGCCGCGGCCGTTGCTGTTCTACCGCGGCGAGTACACCGGGATCGAACCGGACAAGAACACCCCGGCGCAGTGGCGCGACGATCTGGAAGCCTTCCTCACCACGACGACGCAGGACACCTGGCTCTGA
- the hsaC gene encoding iron-dependent extradiol dioxygenase HsaC: MSIKALGYMRIEATDVAAWREFGLKVLGMVEGDGAIPDALYLRMDDFAARLVIVPGDQDRLLISGWEVADAPALQSLRESLSKAGVDFVEGTRDEIRERRVEGLIRFSDPAGNVLEAFYGAQYLGRRFVSPYGHKFVTAEQGLGHVVLTCNDDAAAQAFYQDVLGFRLRDSMQLPPPLAGRPADGDPVWLRFYGCNPRHHALAFMPMPNPTGIVHLMVEVENSDDVGLCLDRANRRKVKMSATLGRHINDKMLSFYMKTPGGFDMEFGCEGLEVEDESWIARESVGISLWGHDFSVGFK; this comes from the coding sequence ATGAGCATCAAGGCACTCGGCTACATGCGCATCGAGGCCACCGACGTGGCGGCCTGGCGCGAATTCGGGTTGAAGGTCCTGGGCATGGTGGAGGGAGACGGTGCGATTCCGGACGCGCTCTACCTGCGCATGGACGACTTCGCGGCCCGTCTGGTGATCGTGCCCGGCGATCAGGACCGGTTGTTGATCTCCGGCTGGGAGGTCGCCGACGCTCCCGCGCTGCAGAGCCTGCGCGAGAGCCTGTCCAAGGCCGGTGTCGATTTCGTCGAGGGCACCAGGGACGAGATTCGCGAGCGACGCGTCGAGGGCCTGATCCGGTTCTCCGATCCGGCCGGCAACGTGCTCGAGGCGTTCTACGGCGCGCAGTACCTGGGCCGCCGGTTCGTCAGCCCGTACGGCCACAAGTTCGTCACCGCCGAGCAGGGTCTCGGGCACGTGGTGCTCACCTGCAACGACGATGCCGCGGCGCAGGCGTTCTACCAGGATGTGCTGGGCTTCCGGCTGCGCGATTCGATGCAGCTGCCTCCGCCACTCGCGGGCCGTCCGGCCGACGGCGATCCGGTGTGGCTGCGGTTCTATGGCTGTAACCCCCGCCACCACGCGCTGGCCTTCATGCCGATGCCGAACCCGACGGGCATCGTGCACCTGATGGTCGAGGTGGAGAACTCCGACGACGTGGGCCTGTGCCTGGATCGCGCCAACCGCCGCAAGGTCAAGATGTCGGCGACGCTGGGCCGGCACATCAACGACAAGATGCTGTCCTTCTACATGAAGACCCCGGGTGGGTTCGACATGGAATTCGGTTGTGAGGGACTCGAAGTCGAGGATGAGAGCTGGATCGCGCGGGAGAGCGTCGGGATCAGCCTGTGGGGCCACGACTTCTCCGTCGGCTTCAAGTGA
- the hsaD gene encoding 4,5:9,10-diseco-3-hydroxy-5,9,17-trioxoandrosta-1(10),2-diene-4-oate hydrolase yields MTATQEITFESTSRYAQVRDDMRLHYHEAGDPNAQTIVLLHGGGPGASSWSNFGRNIAVLAEHYHVLAVDQPGYGHSDKHTEHEQYNRYSAKALLGLFDHLGLQGRIPLLGNSLGGGTAVRFALDYPDRAGKLILMGPGGLSVNLFAPDPTEGVKALAKFNFEPTRENLEAFIRIMVFDQKLVTPELVDERFEIASTPESLAATRAMGKSFAGADFELGMMWREVYKLRQPVLLIWGREDRVNPLDGALVALKQIPRVQLHVFGQCGHWAQVEKFDEFNKLTIDFLGG; encoded by the coding sequence ATGACTGCGACACAAGAGATCACGTTCGAATCCACCTCGCGCTACGCCCAGGTCAGAGATGACATGCGGCTGCACTACCACGAGGCGGGTGACCCGAATGCCCAGACCATCGTGCTGTTGCACGGCGGTGGCCCCGGCGCTTCGAGCTGGTCGAACTTCGGCCGCAACATCGCGGTTCTGGCCGAGCACTACCACGTGCTCGCGGTCGACCAGCCCGGTTACGGCCACTCCGACAAGCACACCGAGCACGAGCAGTACAACCGCTACAGCGCCAAGGCGCTGCTGGGGCTGTTCGACCACCTCGGTCTGCAGGGCCGGATTCCGTTGCTGGGCAACTCCCTCGGCGGCGGCACCGCGGTGCGCTTCGCGCTGGACTACCCCGATCGCGCGGGCAAGCTGATCCTGATGGGCCCGGGCGGCCTGTCGGTCAACCTGTTCGCGCCGGATCCGACCGAGGGCGTCAAGGCGCTCGCCAAGTTCAACTTCGAACCGACGCGCGAGAACCTCGAAGCCTTCATCCGGATCATGGTGTTCGACCAGAAGCTGGTCACCCCTGAGCTGGTCGACGAGCGGTTCGAGATCGCCAGCACACCGGAGTCTCTGGCCGCCACCCGCGCGATGGGGAAGTCCTTCGCCGGTGCCGACTTCGAGCTCGGCATGATGTGGCGCGAGGTGTACAAGCTGCGCCAGCCGGTGCTGCTGATCTGGGGCCGCGAGGACCGGGTCAACCCGCTCGACGGCGCGCTGGTCGCGCTCAAGCAGATTCCGCGGGTGCAACTGCACGTGTTCGGGCAGTGTGGGCACTGGGCTCAGGTTGAGAAGTTCGACGAGTTCAACAAGCTCACCATCGATTTCCTTGGGGGTTAG
- the hsaA gene encoding 3-hydroxy-9,10-secoandrosta-1,3,5(10)-triene-9,17-dione monooxygenase oxygenase subunit, with product MTSIEQRDVQAVLAGIDELLPALRERAQETEDLRKLPDANVKALEEVGFFKLLQPEQWGGLQCDPTVFYEAVRRLASACGSTGWVAGIIGVHNWHLALFDQRAQEEVWGEDTSVRISSSYAPMGAGVVTEAADGYIVNGAWNWSSGCDHATWAFLGGPVIKDGRPVDFGSFLIPRTEYQIDDVWNVVGLRGTGSNTVVVKDVFVPKHRFLSYKAMNDGTAGGYETNTAPVYKMPWGTIHPTTISAPIVGMAYGAYDAHVEHQGKRVRAAFAGEKAKDDPFAKIRIAEAASDIDAAWRQLSGNVADEYALLSAGQEIPFELRARARRDQVRATGRAIASIDRLFEASGATALSNDAPVQRFWRDAHAGRVHAANDPERAYLIFGNNEFGLPPADTMV from the coding sequence GTGACATCCATTGAACAGCGTGACGTGCAGGCCGTTCTGGCCGGCATCGATGAACTGCTGCCGGCACTGCGCGAGCGCGCGCAGGAGACCGAGGATCTGCGCAAGCTGCCCGACGCGAACGTGAAGGCGTTGGAAGAGGTCGGCTTCTTCAAGCTGCTGCAGCCTGAGCAGTGGGGTGGTCTGCAGTGCGATCCGACGGTCTTCTACGAGGCGGTCCGCCGGCTGGCCAGCGCGTGTGGTTCGACCGGTTGGGTGGCCGGCATCATCGGCGTGCACAACTGGCACCTGGCGCTGTTCGACCAGCGGGCCCAGGAAGAGGTCTGGGGTGAGGACACCTCGGTGCGCATCTCGTCCTCCTACGCCCCGATGGGTGCCGGCGTCGTGACCGAGGCGGCTGACGGCTACATCGTCAACGGTGCCTGGAACTGGTCCTCGGGTTGCGACCACGCCACCTGGGCCTTCCTCGGTGGTCCGGTGATCAAGGACGGCCGCCCGGTCGATTTCGGCAGCTTCCTGATCCCGCGCACCGAGTACCAGATCGACGACGTGTGGAACGTGGTCGGCCTGCGCGGTACCGGCAGCAACACCGTCGTCGTCAAGGACGTGTTCGTGCCCAAGCACCGCTTCCTGTCCTACAAGGCGATGAACGACGGCACTGCGGGCGGCTATGAGACCAACACCGCTCCGGTGTACAAGATGCCGTGGGGCACAATCCATCCCACCACCATCTCGGCACCGATCGTCGGTATGGCCTACGGCGCCTACGACGCCCATGTCGAGCACCAGGGCAAGCGGGTCCGCGCGGCCTTCGCCGGTGAGAAGGCCAAGGACGATCCGTTCGCCAAGATCCGGATCGCCGAGGCTGCCAGCGACATCGACGCCGCCTGGCGTCAGCTGTCCGGCAACGTCGCCGACGAGTACGCCCTCCTGTCGGCCGGCCAGGAGATCCCGTTCGAGCTGCGCGCCCGCGCCCGTCGCGACCAGGTGCGTGCCACCGGCCGCGCCATCGCCTCGATCGATCGTCTCTTCGAGGCCTCGGGTGCCACCGCGCTGTCGAATGACGCTCCGGTGCAGCGCTTCTGGCGTGACGCACACGCCGGTCGGGTGCACGCCGCCAACGATCCCGAGCGCGCCTACCTGATCTTCGGCAACAACGAGTTCGGCCTGCCCCCGGCCGACACGATGGTCTGA
- a CDS encoding ferredoxin--NADP reductase, which yields MTDEPLGSHVLELQVSAVIEETADARSLVFSVPEGSDIPADRLRYSPGQFLTLRVPSDRTGSVARCYSLSSSPVTDDQLTVTVKRTADGYASNWLCDNAHAGMKMHVLAPSGTFVPKNLDTDFLLLAAGSGITPMMAICKTALAEGSGNVVLVYANRDENSVIFGATLRELAAKYPDRFTVVHWLETVQGLPSPAALAGLVAPYAAREAFICGPGPFMAAAEQALQQAGADADRIHIEVFKSLDSDPFAAVVIEEDDSDQGPATAVVTLDGTTHEVRWPRSATLLDVLLDKGLDAPFSCREGHCGACAVLKKSGDVEMKINDVLEPSDLEEGLILGCQATPVSDSVEVTYDE from the coding sequence GTGACCGATGAGCCACTGGGCAGCCATGTACTCGAACTGCAGGTCAGCGCAGTCATCGAGGAGACCGCCGACGCCCGGTCCCTGGTGTTCTCCGTCCCAGAGGGTTCAGACATCCCCGCCGACCGGCTGCGCTACTCCCCTGGCCAGTTCCTGACGCTGCGGGTACCCAGTGATCGCACCGGTTCGGTGGCCCGCTGCTACTCGTTGTCGAGCTCACCGGTGACCGATGATCAGCTGACCGTGACGGTCAAGCGGACCGCCGACGGCTACGCGTCGAACTGGCTGTGCGACAACGCCCACGCCGGGATGAAGATGCATGTGCTGGCACCGTCCGGCACCTTCGTGCCCAAGAATCTCGACACCGACTTCCTACTGCTGGCCGCGGGCAGCGGCATCACGCCGATGATGGCGATCTGCAAGACCGCGCTCGCCGAGGGCAGCGGCAACGTCGTGCTCGTCTACGCCAACCGTGACGAGAACTCGGTCATCTTCGGCGCAACCCTGCGCGAGCTGGCCGCCAAGTACCCCGACCGGTTCACCGTCGTGCACTGGCTCGAGACCGTGCAGGGGCTGCCCAGCCCCGCCGCGCTGGCCGGGCTCGTCGCGCCGTATGCCGCGCGCGAGGCTTTCATCTGCGGGCCCGGGCCGTTCATGGCCGCCGCCGAGCAGGCGCTGCAGCAGGCCGGTGCCGACGCGGACCGGATCCACATCGAGGTGTTCAAGTCGCTGGACTCGGACCCCTTCGCTGCTGTGGTCATCGAAGAAGACGACAGCGACCAGGGGCCTGCCACCGCGGTCGTCACCCTGGACGGCACCACCCACGAGGTCCGCTGGCCGCGTTCGGCCACCCTGCTCGACGTCCTGTTGGACAAGGGCCTGGACGCGCCGTTCTCCTGCCGCGAAGGCCATTGCGGCGCATGCGCGGTGCTCAAGAAGTCCGGAGACGTCGAGATGAAGATCAACGACGTGCTGGAGCCCTCTGACCTCGAGGAGGGCCTGATCCTGGGCTGCCAGGCCACACCGGTATCGGATTCAGTCGAAGTCACCTACGACGAATAA
- a CDS encoding acyl-CoA dehydrogenase, with protein sequence MSGASATITDEQFAARDLVRSWAAATDAAAAVRAGEHDADAWRAPFQGLAELGIFSVAVSEEQGGAGGSVEDLCAMVDEAAAALVPGPVATTALATLIVTDDAVLEALVSGERTAGAALSADLSLDGDRVSGTAEYVLGADAAGVLLLPAGDRVVLVDGSAAGVSIELLTATDFSLPLARVVFDSAPAQALDVTRQRFADITAAVLAAEAAGLARWTLQTATEYAKVREQFGKPIGSFQAVKHMCAEMLLRSEQISVSAADAARAVSETDDAQLSIAAAVAAAAGVDAAEANAKDCIQVLGGIGITWEHEAHLYLRRAYGISHALGGRRRWIRRVSALTQQGVRRELRIDLESVAGLRPEISAAVAEVAALPVEKRQVALAESGLLAPHWPRPYGRNASPAEQLLIDQELAAAEVERPDLVIGWWAVPTILEHGSPEQIGQFVPATLRGDLAWCQLFSEPGAGSDLAALRMKAVRAEGPNGEPGWKLTGQKVWTSAAQKAHWGVCLARTDADAPKHKGITYFLIDMKTPGIVIRPLREITGDELFNEVFFDDVFVPDEMVVGTVNDGWRLARTTLANERVAMAGGTALGNPMEELLRTLGAKPDVDPADLDRLGGLILTAQVGSLLDQRIAQLAVSGQDTGAQASARKLIGVRYRQTLAEFRLELSDGGGAVRNQEVHDFLNTRCLTIAGGTEQILLTVAGERLLGLPR encoded by the coding sequence ATGTCCGGCGCATCTGCCACCATCACCGACGAGCAGTTTGCCGCCCGTGACCTGGTAAGGAGCTGGGCTGCCGCAACCGACGCAGCGGCTGCGGTCCGAGCCGGTGAACATGATGCCGATGCATGGCGCGCGCCGTTTCAGGGTCTCGCCGAACTAGGGATCTTCAGCGTGGCTGTCTCCGAGGAGCAGGGCGGCGCCGGCGGCTCGGTCGAGGATCTGTGCGCGATGGTCGACGAGGCCGCGGCCGCGCTGGTGCCCGGTCCGGTGGCCACCACGGCCCTGGCCACCTTGATTGTGACCGATGACGCCGTGCTGGAGGCCCTGGTTTCGGGTGAGCGCACCGCCGGAGCGGCACTGAGCGCCGATCTGAGTCTCGACGGGGATCGGGTGTCGGGCACCGCCGAGTACGTCCTCGGCGCTGATGCCGCCGGAGTGTTGCTGCTGCCCGCCGGGGACCGCGTGGTGCTGGTCGACGGAAGCGCCGCGGGGGTGAGCATCGAACTGCTCACCGCGACGGATTTCTCGCTGCCGCTGGCCCGGGTCGTGTTCGATTCGGCGCCCGCGCAGGCGCTCGACGTCACGCGGCAGCGGTTCGCCGACATCACCGCCGCCGTGCTGGCGGCCGAGGCCGCCGGGCTGGCGCGCTGGACCCTGCAGACGGCCACCGAGTACGCCAAGGTGCGCGAGCAGTTCGGCAAGCCCATCGGCAGCTTCCAGGCGGTCAAGCACATGTGTGCCGAGATGCTGTTGCGCTCCGAGCAGATCTCGGTGTCGGCTGCCGACGCCGCCCGCGCGGTGTCCGAAACCGATGATGCCCAGTTGTCGATCGCCGCGGCGGTGGCGGCTGCGGCGGGTGTGGACGCGGCCGAGGCCAACGCCAAGGACTGCATCCAGGTGCTCGGCGGTATCGGCATCACCTGGGAGCACGAGGCCCATCTGTATCTGCGTCGCGCATACGGGATTTCGCATGCGCTCGGCGGCCGGCGCCGGTGGATTCGCCGGGTCTCGGCGCTGACCCAGCAGGGCGTGCGTCGTGAGCTGCGCATCGACCTGGAGTCGGTGGCCGGTCTGCGCCCGGAGATCAGTGCCGCGGTCGCCGAGGTGGCCGCCCTGCCGGTGGAAAAGCGGCAGGTGGCCCTGGCCGAGTCCGGGCTGCTGGCCCCGCACTGGCCACGTCCTTACGGCCGCAACGCATCTCCGGCCGAACAGCTTCTGATCGATCAGGAACTCGCCGCGGCCGAGGTGGAGCGCCCCGATCTGGTGATCGGCTGGTGGGCGGTCCCCACGATCCTCGAGCACGGCAGCCCCGAGCAGATAGGCCAGTTCGTGCCGGCCACGCTGCGTGGTGACCTGGCCTGGTGCCAGCTGTTCTCCGAGCCGGGCGCGGGCTCCGACCTGGCTGCGCTGCGTATGAAAGCTGTTCGCGCCGAAGGTCCCAACGGTGAGCCGGGCTGGAAGTTGACCGGGCAGAAGGTGTGGACCTCGGCGGCGCAGAAGGCGCACTGGGGCGTGTGTCTGGCCCGCACCGATGCCGATGCGCCGAAACACAAAGGCATCACGTACTTCCTGATCGACATGAAGACGCCTGGCATCGTGATCCGGCCGCTGCGCGAGATCACCGGTGACGAGCTGTTCAACGAGGTGTTCTTCGACGACGTGTTCGTGCCCGACGAGATGGTGGTGGGCACCGTCAACGACGGTTGGAGGTTGGCCCGCACCACGCTGGCCAACGAGCGGGTGGCGATGGCCGGCGGTACGGCGCTGGGCAATCCGATGGAGGAGTTGCTGCGCACGCTCGGTGCGAAGCCGGACGTGGATCCGGCCGACCTGGACCGCCTGGGCGGGTTGATCCTGACGGCTCAGGTGGGCTCTCTGCTGGATCAGCGGATCGCGCAGCTGGCGGTCAGCGGTCAGGACACCGGCGCGCAGGCCAGCGCCCGCAAGCTGATCGGCGTGCGCTACCGCCAGACGCTGGCGGAGTTCCGGCTCGAACTGTCCGACGGCGGGGGTGCGGTGCGCAATCAGGAGGTGCACGACTTCCTCAACACCCGCTGCCTGACGATCGCGGGTGGAACCGAGCAGATCCTGTTGACCGTCGCCGGGGAGCGGTTGCTCGGCCTGCCGCGCTAG
- the kstR gene encoding cholesterol catabolism transcriptional regulator KstR, whose translation MSGAPQPTGNETSGSDTRPREVLNVAVLAESELGSEAQRERRKRILDATLAIASKGGYEAVQMRAVAERADVAVGTLYRYFPSKVHLLVSALGREFERIDAKTDRTALTGGTPHQRLSFMVGKLNRAMQRNPLLTEAMTRAFVFADASAAGEVDHVGKLMDSMFARAMSDGEPTEDQYHIARVISDVWLSNLLAWLTRRASATDVSKRLDLAVRLLIGAEDKPKI comes from the coding sequence ATGTCCGGCGCACCACAGCCAACAGGCAACGAAACGTCCGGGTCGGACACCCGACCGCGTGAGGTTCTGAACGTGGCAGTCCTGGCCGAATCCGAACTCGGCTCCGAAGCACAGCGGGAGCGCCGCAAGCGCATCCTGGACGCCACCCTGGCCATCGCCTCCAAGGGCGGGTACGAGGCCGTTCAGATGCGTGCCGTGGCCGAACGCGCCGACGTGGCCGTCGGCACGCTCTACCGCTACTTCCCCTCCAAGGTCCATCTGCTGGTCTCGGCCCTCGGCCGAGAGTTCGAGCGCATCGACGCCAAGACCGACCGGACCGCCCTGACCGGGGGCACCCCGCACCAGCGGCTGAGCTTCATGGTCGGCAAGCTGAACCGGGCCATGCAGCGCAATCCCCTGCTCACCGAGGCCATGACGCGGGCCTTCGTGTTCGCCGACGCCTCCGCGGCCGGCGAGGTCGACCATGTCGGCAAGCTGATGGATTCGATGTTCGCCCGGGCCATGAGCGACGGGGAGCCGACGGAGGACCAGTACCACATCGCCCGCGTCATCTCCGACGTGTGGCTGTCCAACCTGTTGGCGTGGCTGACCCGCCGGGCGTCGGCCACCGACGTCAGCAAGCGACTGGATCTGGCCGTGCGCCTGCTGATCGGCGCGGAGGACAAACCTAAGATCTGA
- the otsB gene encoding trehalose-phosphatase: MGDHRDLPADLRRALAEAARVPRLLITSDFDGTLAPIVNNPADARPLNDAAETLVALSERPGTATALISGRALEVLRELSGMPTTVHLVGSHGAEFDSGFAHPIDQTLLDTIATELTAIAEARPGVTVELKPASVALHVRNAAPTDAEAALAQAHRSAQAWDAQLTEGKAVLEFAVITTDKGEAIDILRDEHQASAVIYFGDDVTDEKAFRRLRDGDVGVKVGPGESLAGYRVDEPEDVAAALDYLLELRKAR, from the coding sequence GTGGGCGACCATCGCGATCTTCCGGCCGACCTGAGGCGTGCCCTCGCCGAGGCGGCCCGGGTACCCCGACTGCTGATCACCTCTGATTTCGACGGCACGCTGGCGCCCATCGTCAACAACCCGGCCGACGCACGCCCGCTGAACGACGCCGCCGAGACGCTCGTCGCGTTGTCCGAGCGTCCCGGCACCGCGACCGCCCTGATCTCGGGGCGCGCGCTCGAGGTGCTGCGGGAGCTGTCGGGGATGCCGACCACCGTGCACCTGGTCGGCAGCCACGGCGCCGAATTCGACTCCGGTTTCGCCCATCCCATCGATCAGACCCTGCTCGACACGATCGCCACCGAACTCACCGCGATCGCCGAGGCCCGGCCCGGCGTGACCGTCGAGCTCAAACCCGCGAGCGTGGCGCTGCACGTCCGTAACGCCGCACCCACGGACGCCGAAGCAGCTCTGGCACAGGCACATCGGTCCGCACAGGCCTGGGACGCCCAGCTGACCGAGGGCAAGGCCGTGCTGGAGTTCGCCGTCATCACCACCGACAAGGGCGAGGCCATCGACATCCTCCGTGACGAGCACCAGGCGTCCGCGGTGATCTACTTCGGCGACGACGTCACCGACGAGAAGGCGTTCCGCCGGCTGCGCGACGGCGACGTCGGCGTCAAGGTCGGGCCGGGTGAGTCGCTGGCCGGGTATCGGGTCGACGAGCCAGAAGACGTTGCGGCAGCGCTGGATTACCTGCTCGAACTGCGCAAAGCGCGCTAG
- a CDS encoding LacI family DNA-binding transcriptional regulator produces the protein MPRSPHPPRRATLASLAAELKVSRTTISNAYNRPDQLSAELRDRIFAAAKRLGYAGPDPVARSLRTRRAGAVGLIITEPLNYSFSDPAALDFVAGLAESCEAVGQGLLLVAIGPNRSFEDGSAAVLAAGVDGFVVYSASDDDPYLPVVRQRQLPVVVVDQPKDVPGVSRVGIDDRGAMRRLAEHVLELGHRDIGLLTMRLGRDWPHDGTKPALADPDRVLSPHFHVQRERIHGVYDAMTAAGLAPATLTVVESYDHLPTSGGAAAEVALEANPRITALMCTADVLALSAMDHLRSRGIFVPGEMTVTGFDGVPEALRRGLSTVVQSSVHKGRRAGELLHNPPRSGLPVIDVLDTEVVRGRTSGPPA, from the coding sequence ATGCCGAGGAGTCCTCACCCGCCGCGGCGGGCCACCCTGGCATCGCTGGCGGCCGAATTGAAGGTGTCGCGCACCACCATCTCGAATGCCTACAACCGCCCTGACCAGTTGTCGGCCGAACTTCGGGACCGGATCTTCGCGGCTGCCAAGCGGCTGGGCTATGCCGGGCCCGATCCGGTGGCCCGGTCGTTGCGGACTCGCAGGGCCGGCGCGGTGGGACTGATCATCACCGAGCCGCTCAATTACTCGTTCAGTGACCCGGCGGCACTGGATTTCGTTGCCGGGCTTGCCGAATCCTGCGAGGCGGTGGGGCAGGGGCTGCTGCTGGTGGCGATCGGGCCCAACCGCAGTTTCGAGGACGGTTCGGCTGCGGTGCTCGCCGCAGGTGTCGACGGATTCGTGGTGTATTCGGCCTCCGACGACGATCCCTATCTGCCCGTGGTGCGTCAGCGCCAGTTGCCGGTGGTCGTGGTGGATCAGCCCAAGGACGTGCCGGGGGTGTCCCGCGTCGGTATCGACGACCGCGGGGCGATGCGGCGACTGGCCGAGCATGTGCTGGAACTCGGGCACCGCGACATCGGCCTGCTGACCATGCGACTGGGCCGGGACTGGCCGCACGACGGCACGAAACCGGCACTGGCAGATCCGGATCGGGTGCTCTCGCCGCATTTCCATGTGCAGCGGGAACGCATTCACGGTGTGTACGACGCGATGACGGCGGCCGGGCTGGCGCCGGCCACGCTGACGGTGGTGGAGAGCTACGACCATCTGCCGACGTCCGGTGGTGCGGCCGCCGAGGTGGCCCTGGAGGCCAATCCCCGCATCACCGCGCTGATGTGCACCGCCGATGTGCTGGCCTTGTCAGCCATGGATCATCTGCGCTCGCGCGGCATCTTCGTGCCGGGGGAGATGACGGTCACCGGGTTCGACGGGGTGCCCGAGGCGCTGCGTCGCGGCCTGTCCACCGTCGTACAGTCCAGCGTGCACAAGGGCCGGCGGGCCGGGGAGTTGCTGCACAACCCGCCGCGCTCGGGCCTGCCGGTGATCGACGTGCTCGACACCGAGGTGGTGCGGGGCCGTACGTCGGGCCCGCCGGCCTAG
- a CDS encoding metal ABC transporter permease, which yields MSATLLAQGTFAMGYQHNWWQILTSAFMRNALIGGTLVALAAGLIGYFVIVRNTAFAAHALAHIGLPGATGAALLGLPVGLGLLAFCVGGAVVIGAMGSRAHDREVATGTVLALATGFGLFFNSLATKNSSTLTNVLFGNLLAITHEQLLTFTVLLALLAVAVVFVFRPLLFASVNAQVAEAKGVPVRALSVLFMVLLGIAVTMAVLAVGTLLLFALVVTPAATAIMITARPILAMAISTGISVASVWAGLAVSAIFNMPPSFVIVTIACSCWLVVWTVDQVRNSPIH from the coding sequence ATGTCGGCGACCCTGCTGGCACAGGGCACCTTCGCGATGGGTTACCAGCACAACTGGTGGCAGATCCTGACCTCGGCGTTCATGCGCAACGCGCTCATCGGCGGCACCCTGGTGGCGCTGGCCGCCGGGCTGATCGGTTACTTCGTCATCGTGCGCAACACCGCGTTCGCCGCGCACGCCTTGGCCCACATCGGTCTGCCCGGGGCCACCGGTGCGGCCCTGCTCGGGCTCCCGGTCGGGCTGGGACTCCTGGCGTTCTGCGTCGGCGGGGCCGTGGTGATCGGGGCGATGGGCAGCCGGGCCCATGACCGCGAGGTGGCGACGGGCACGGTGCTGGCCCTGGCGACCGGGTTCGGGCTGTTCTTCAACTCGCTGGCCACCAAGAATTCCTCGACGCTCACCAACGTGTTGTTCGGCAACCTGCTGGCCATCACCCATGAGCAGCTGCTGACCTTCACCGTGCTGTTGGCGTTGCTGGCCGTCGCCGTCGTATTCGTTTTCCGCCCACTGCTGTTCGCATCGGTCAACGCGCAGGTGGCCGAGGCCAAGGGCGTGCCGGTCCGGGCGTTGTCGGTGCTGTTCATGGTGCTGCTCGGCATCGCGGTGACGATGGCGGTGCTGGCCGTGGGCACGCTGCTGTTGTTCGCGCTCGTGGTGACGCCGGCTGCGACGGCGATCATGATCACCGCCCGCCCGATTCTCGCGATGGCGATCTCGACCGGGATCAGCGTGGCGTCGGTGTGGGCAGGGCTCGCGGTGTCGGCCATCTTCAACATGCCGCCGAGCTTCGTGATCGTCACGATCGCCTGCAGTTGCTGGCTGGTCGTGTGGACGGTTGACCAGGTGAGGAATTCACCGATCCACTAG